A section of the Sphingobacteriales bacterium genome encodes:
- a CDS encoding M1 family metallopeptidase, with amino-acid sequence MKKSLLIVTFILISIISAFSQTIHQNIKCRVNVNEKSLFVEDEIILPVSYINNDNYLTFSLNKNFSLIHEKIELGYDISQIKTDDKLTYYRISFNDSAVNGQYQVLLKYQGKVEGAITPGTSEYARGFSETDGIISREGVYLAGSTAWVPDFQAELFSFQLTASIDSAYTVVSQGRLISENIQEDTRVMVFDSPEPQDEIYLVARKWIIYRQNYNGISVEAFLAKPDPDLAKKYMDATKEYLTLYHHLIAPYPYSKFTLVENFWETGYGMPSFTLLGEKVIRFPWIISSSYPHELLHNYWGNSVYVDYSTGNWCEGITSYMADHLFKEQKGEGEEYRRSTLQKYADFVNPENDFPLSQFKSRNNPVEEAIGYGKCLMMNHMLRREYGDEVFLRAYSKFFNDNRFKRASFNDIKTSFEEITRDDLDFFFDQWVNRTGAPAFSLKDVVVSREGEYFVLYFKLDQVQTEEVFKMNVPVAVWLEGDTTVTMKNVISDRRSVQVKWNFTKRPLKISVDPQFDVFRLVDKREVPPSLSRMYGATKILLVVPVSDPKAYEYELLAKQWQENFRKEGKVADILYDKNLLTNIDYQAIWIFGYGNQFCFYNQFADKFKNLLDSATLAKWELDKAKNELIFVYPHPDKPYQTFAFVGMHDFTATQSLTNKLPHYGKYSYLGFEGKIATNNLKGVFEVLDSPLSYIMKYQTPTPLPTARLPKRKALTDN; translated from the coding sequence ATGAAAAAATCTTTGCTGATAGTAACTTTTATCCTGATTTCCATCATCAGCGCTTTTTCTCAGACCATTCACCAGAATATTAAGTGCCGGGTAAACGTGAATGAAAAATCTCTTTTTGTTGAAGACGAAATTATTCTTCCGGTTTCTTACATAAATAATGACAACTACCTGACATTCAGCCTGAATAAAAATTTCAGCCTTATTCATGAAAAAATTGAGCTAGGTTATGATATTTCTCAGATAAAAACAGACGATAAGCTGACTTATTACCGGATTAGTTTCAATGATTCAGCCGTAAACGGACAATATCAGGTTTTGCTGAAATATCAGGGAAAGGTAGAAGGTGCTATCACTCCGGGCACATCCGAATATGCACGTGGATTCAGTGAAACAGACGGTATTATCTCCAGGGAAGGTGTTTATCTGGCTGGCTCTACGGCCTGGGTTCCTGATTTTCAGGCTGAATTATTTTCTTTCCAACTGACTGCCTCTATTGATTCTGCCTATACGGTTGTTTCTCAGGGCCGTTTAATTTCCGAAAATATTCAGGAAGATACGCGTGTAATGGTTTTTGATTCACCTGAACCACAGGATGAAATATATCTGGTAGCCCGAAAATGGATCATTTACCGCCAAAATTATAACGGCATTTCTGTCGAAGCTTTTCTGGCAAAGCCTGATCCCGATCTTGCAAAAAAATACATGGATGCCACAAAAGAATACCTAACCCTTTACCATCATCTTATAGCACCTTATCCATATTCAAAATTTACCCTTGTCGAAAATTTCTGGGAAACAGGCTATGGGATGCCTTCTTTTACCCTGCTCGGAGAAAAAGTTATCCGTTTCCCATGGATTATTTCTTCCAGCTATCCTCATGAACTTTTACACAATTACTGGGGAAACAGCGTTTATGTAGATTATTCAACAGGCAACTGGTGCGAAGGGATTACTTCCTATATGGCCGATCATCTTTTCAAGGAGCAAAAAGGCGAAGGAGAGGAATACCGCAGAAGTACCCTGCAGAAATATGCCGATTTTGTCAATCCAGAAAATGATTTTCCATTAAGTCAGTTTAAATCAAGAAACAATCCTGTCGAGGAAGCCATCGGATATGGCAAATGCCTGATGATGAACCACATGTTGCGAAGAGAATATGGCGATGAAGTTTTTCTGAGGGCTTATTCAAAGTTTTTCAACGACAACAGATTCAAACGTGCTTCTTTTAATGACATCAAAACAAGTTTTGAGGAAATTACCCGCGATGACCTTGACTTTTTCTTTGATCAATGGGTCAACCGAACCGGAGCTCCAGCCTTTTCCCTGAAAGACGTGGTGGTTTCCAGAGAAGGTGAGTATTTTGTCCTTTATTTCAAACTCGATCAGGTGCAGACGGAAGAAGTTTTCAAAATGAATGTTCCGGTGGCTGTCTGGCTTGAAGGTGATACTACGGTTACAATGAAAAACGTTATTTCCGACAGGAGAAGCGTTCAGGTAAAATGGAATTTTACGAAAAGGCCGTTAAAAATAAGCGTGGATCCTCAGTTTGATGTTTTCAGACTGGTAGATAAACGTGAGGTTCCACCTTCTCTTTCCCGCATGTACGGAGCAACAAAAATTTTACTCGTTGTACCAGTGAGCGACCCGAAAGCCTATGAATATGAACTGCTGGCCAAACAATGGCAGGAAAACTTCAGAAAAGAAGGAAAAGTGGCCGATATTCTTTACGACAAAAACCTGTTGACCAATATTGATTATCAGGCCATCTGGATTTTCGGCTATGGCAACCAGTTTTGCTTCTATAATCAGTTTGCCGATAAGTTTAAAAACCTGCTGGACTCAGCAACATTAGCCAAATGGGAGCTCGACAAAGCCAAAAATGAACTGATCTTTGTCTATCCCCATCCCGATAAACCCTATCAGACTTTTGCATTTGTCGGAATGCATGATTTTACGGCAACCCAGTCGCTTACCAATAAATTGCCTCACTACGGAAAATACAGTTATCTGGGATTTGAAGGGAAAATAGCTACCAACAACCTCAAAGGGGTTTTTGAAGTTCTGGATTCACCACTGAGTTACATCATGAAATATCAGACACCGACTCCTTTGCCAACTGCCAGATTGCCAAAACGTAAAGCATTGACAGACAATTGA
- a CDS encoding ABC transporter permease, translating to MYLFYHIGRFLLLLREAFGRPDNHRILMKRTFREMNVIGIESLGIVFMVSLFMGMVLTLEIAYQLVSAWVPDTAIGEIVSDTTMLELSPTITCLVLAGRVGSNIAAELGNMKISEQIDAMNIMGVNAASYLIMPKIVASIIVIPMLIIVSNALSITGGLFIGHITGFCSSFDFIQGAQSTFETFTFVFSLIKAFTFALIISTISSYQGFIVTGGAIEVGRASTRAVVQSSVLILFFDYLLAQLLL from the coding sequence ATGTACCTTTTTTATCATATCGGACGCTTTTTACTATTGCTCAGGGAGGCTTTCGGACGACCCGACAACCATCGTATCCTGATGAAAAGAACTTTCCGCGAAATGAATGTCATCGGAATAGAATCCCTCGGTATTGTTTTTATGGTGTCCTTGTTTATGGGAATGGTTCTGACACTCGAAATAGCCTATCAATTAGTTTCTGCATGGGTACCCGATACTGCCATTGGCGAAATTGTCAGTGATACGACCATGCTCGAGCTTTCTCCTACCATCACCTGTCTGGTGCTTGCCGGCAGGGTGGGATCTAACATAGCAGCTGAGCTTGGAAATATGAAAATCAGTGAACAGATTGATGCCATGAATATCATGGGAGTTAATGCAGCCTCCTACCTGATCATGCCAAAAATAGTCGCCTCTATCATTGTTATCCCCATGCTGATCATTGTTTCAAATGCACTGAGTATAACCGGTGGCTTGTTTATCGGGCATATTACCGGATTTTGCAGCTCTTTTGATTTTATTCAGGGAGCTCAGTCCACCTTTGAAACTTTCACCTTTGTTTTTTCACTGATAAAAGCATTCACCTTTGCCCTTATCATCAGCACTATCTCATCTTATCAGGGATTTATCGTTACAGGTGGAGCCATCGAAGTGGGACGTGCCAGCACACGCGCAGTGGTTCAAAGTTCAGTGCTTATCCTGTTTTTTGATTACCTCTTAGCCCAATTGTTACTATGA